In one Pseudodesulfovibrio tunisiensis genomic region, the following are encoded:
- a CDS encoding PAS domain S-box protein — translation MTFSLDHSESNCTSSRPGCEYAELLDMLPLMAMVADSGGNVLQVNRFAREWFGYSEADWEGGIHCTRLVHPAYRDKVMKALLDVLQEREIVWSTFQGMRRDGTSFGFRFAPRRISVDGSAAVLCLAFPGEEERAIENAGNRGERYYRSLFESTGTATVIVGGDARILSCNMRFAELAGYPVQEMETRMHWTDFVASSDVERMRKLYRQRSLFPDQTPHDYEFTLVGRGGRRRHVRLYVDMIPGTDDRVASLVDLTAQHRSEAALRKSRERYELVVRGANDGIWDWDLTTDSVYFSPRYKQILGYADSEFPNHADSWKSHVHPDDLALALDANIACIKGEKRQFEVEYRMRHKDGSYRWILGRGASSRDESGKVYRLAGTHTDMTQRKRTEAALRDSELRHSALSNATFEAIVLSEDGYCIEANQSACDMIGCELDEFVGTNVLDWLDEGSRDVVRRHMSMDYSPPYEALVRRKDGSLFPVQIQGRVFPYKDKLIRASTVRDISEWKRAEQKYHAIFERANDGIYQATPEGVILTANPAMARILGYSTPEELMSRVRNIGIQCYHDPSLRNHVMSRLRDSGSIDQLEVELRRTDGRKIWVSASLKGVIGAGGELTHYEGFLRDITERKLNERTSLAMYKISRAVSTTRNLEDLYRTIYEILTEAVDTPNFYIALLDEENDRIVFPFFCDEKDEMLAINDVSKPGNGSVTLDVIRTGKPIFLTRDQCNEGMARGEMRVVGTLAAVWIGVPLRINGKTRGCMTVQHYHNPNHYSESDVNFMVAVSEQVALAIERKSNEEKVRKLNAELEVMVEQRTSELRQRTAELEQANARLKELDRIKSTLISSISHELRTPLTSIRGFAKLAGRDFSRYFMTDASLDELAVRKGNRISDNLEIIETEGMRLTRLINDFLDLNRIESGKETWHDLPLDPVVMVRQAVNAVRGQFSANPNLSLVTDLPAELPAIHADPDKIQQVLLNLLGNAYKFTPCGSVTVSAKADASMLTVIVADTGAGIPGEDLPRIFERFHKATMGDTLRHTTKGTGLGLAICKEIVAHYGGVIWVESELGRGSEFSFTLPLHQGN, via the coding sequence ATGACTTTCAGTCTCGACCATTCCGAATCCAATTGCACGTCTTCCCGGCCCGGATGCGAGTATGCCGAATTGCTGGATATGCTGCCGCTCATGGCCATGGTCGCCGATTCCGGCGGCAATGTGTTGCAGGTGAACCGTTTTGCCAGAGAGTGGTTCGGCTATTCCGAGGCGGATTGGGAGGGCGGGATTCACTGTACCCGTCTGGTTCATCCTGCGTATCGGGACAAGGTCATGAAAGCGCTTCTCGATGTACTGCAGGAACGGGAGATTGTCTGGTCGACATTTCAGGGAATGCGGCGTGACGGCACTTCCTTCGGATTTCGTTTTGCGCCTCGTCGCATCTCTGTGGACGGTAGCGCCGCCGTGCTCTGCCTCGCATTTCCCGGAGAAGAGGAAAGGGCAATCGAAAATGCCGGGAACAGGGGGGAGAGATACTACCGGAGTCTTTTCGAAAGCACGGGGACAGCCACGGTCATCGTGGGCGGCGATGCTCGCATCCTGAGTTGCAACATGCGGTTCGCCGAACTGGCCGGGTATCCGGTGCAAGAGATGGAAACCCGGATGCACTGGACCGACTTCGTGGCGTCTTCGGACGTGGAGCGGATGCGGAAGCTGTATCGGCAGCGTTCCCTGTTTCCGGACCAGACGCCGCACGACTATGAATTCACGCTGGTCGGGCGTGGTGGTCGGCGTCGGCATGTCCGGCTGTACGTGGACATGATCCCCGGGACCGACGACCGGGTTGCCTCCCTGGTCGACCTTACCGCACAGCATCGGAGTGAAGCGGCCTTGCGCAAGAGCAGGGAACGGTACGAACTGGTGGTCAGAGGGGCCAATGACGGAATATGGGATTGGGACCTGACAACGGATTCCGTCTATTTTTCCCCGCGCTACAAGCAGATTCTCGGGTATGCCGATTCGGAATTTCCCAACCATGCCGATTCGTGGAAGTCGCATGTGCACCCGGATGATCTGGCTTTGGCTCTGGATGCGAACATCGCCTGCATCAAGGGGGAAAAGCGTCAGTTCGAAGTGGAATACCGCATGCGGCACAAGGATGGTTCGTATCGCTGGATTCTGGGACGGGGGGCCAGCTCCCGGGATGAAAGCGGCAAGGTCTATCGACTGGCCGGGACGCATACGGACATGACCCAGCGCAAGCGGACCGAGGCGGCACTCCGGGATTCCGAATTGCGGCACAGCGCGTTGTCCAATGCCACGTTCGAGGCCATTGTTCTTTCCGAGGACGGGTATTGCATCGAGGCGAACCAGTCGGCGTGCGACATGATCGGATGCGAGCTTGACGAGTTCGTGGGCACGAATGTGCTGGACTGGCTGGATGAAGGGTCCAGAGACGTGGTCAGGCGGCACATGTCCATGGACTATTCACCGCCGTACGAGGCGCTGGTCAGGCGCAAGGACGGCTCGCTGTTTCCCGTGCAGATACAGGGCAGGGTGTTTCCCTACAAGGACAAGCTGATCCGCGCTTCGACCGTGCGGGACATCAGCGAATGGAAGCGTGCCGAGCAGAAGTATCACGCCATTTTCGAGCGGGCCAACGATGGCATCTATCAGGCCACGCCCGAGGGGGTGATTCTCACGGCCAATCCCGCCATGGCCCGGATTCTGGGGTATTCCACTCCCGAGGAACTCATGAGTCGGGTGCGCAACATCGGGATACAGTGCTACCATGACCCGAGCTTGCGGAACCATGTCATGAGCCGGCTTCGCGATTCCGGCAGCATCGACCAGCTCGAGGTGGAGCTCCGCCGGACGGACGGAAGGAAAATCTGGGTGTCGGCCTCGCTCAAGGGAGTGATCGGCGCTGGCGGCGAACTGACCCATTACGAGGGGTTTCTTCGGGACATTACCGAGCGCAAGCTCAACGAGCGGACCTCGCTGGCCATGTACAAGATTTCCCGGGCCGTGAGCACTACCCGGAATCTGGAAGACCTTTATCGTACCATTTACGAAATTCTCACGGAAGCCGTTGATACGCCGAACTTCTACATCGCGCTTCTGGACGAGGAAAACGACCGGATCGTCTTTCCCTTCTTCTGCGATGAAAAGGACGAGATGCTGGCCATAAATGATGTGAGCAAGCCCGGGAACGGCTCGGTTACGCTGGACGTGATTCGAACGGGCAAGCCGATTTTCCTGACCCGCGATCAATGCAACGAAGGCATGGCCCGCGGCGAGATGCGCGTGGTGGGCACCCTTGCCGCAGTCTGGATCGGGGTTCCCCTGCGCATCAACGGCAAGACCCGGGGATGCATGACGGTTCAGCATTATCACAATCCGAATCACTATTCGGAATCCGACGTGAACTTCATGGTGGCCGTATCCGAACAGGTCGCTCTGGCCATCGAACGCAAGAGCAATGAGGAAAAGGTGCGCAAGCTCAACGCCGAGCTGGAGGTCATGGTGGAGCAGCGCACTTCGGAATTGCGACAGCGCACCGCCGAGCTGGAACAGGCCAATGCCCGGCTCAAGGAACTGGATCGCATCAAGTCCACGCTGATTTCGTCCATATCGCACGAGCTGCGTACACCGCTGACGTCGATTCGCGGTTTCGCCAAGCTCGCCGGGCGCGATTTCAGCAGGTATTTCATGACGGACGCCTCGCTGGATGAACTTGCCGTGAGAAAGGGCAACCGCATCAGCGACAATCTGGAGATCATTGAGACCGAAGGCATGCGGCTGACCCGGCTGATCAACGATTTTCTCGATCTGAACCGCATCGAGTCGGGCAAGGAGACATGGCATGATCTGCCGCTTGATCCCGTGGTCATGGTGCGGCAGGCCGTGAATGCGGTTCGCGGCCAGTTCTCGGCCAATCCGAATCTGAGCCTCGTCACGGATTTGCCCGCCGAACTTCCGGCCATTCATGCGGACCCGGACAAGATTCAGCAGGTGCTGCTCAATCTGCTGGGAAATGCCTACAAGTTCACGCCGTGCGGGAGCGTGACCGTCAGTGCCAAAGCGGACGCGAGCATGCTTACCGTCATTGTTGCCGACACGGGGGCCGGAATTCCCGGGGAGGATCTGCCCCGCATTTTCGAGCGGTTTCACAAGGCGACCATGGGCGATACCCTGCGGCACACCACCAAGGGAACCGGGTTGGGCCTTGCCATCTGCAAGGAGATTGTCGCCCATTACGGCGGAGTGATCTGGGTCGAATCCGAACTCGGCAGGGGCAGTGAATTCTCATTCACCCTGCCCTTGCATCAGGGGAATTGA
- a CDS encoding DsbA family protein: MLRRLVLAFALILAMVPAALAGKYDLSKLDAVSANVEKQLAELAHPLAFGNGPVEVILISDPFCRHCRRTYDFLQNSRDRVGTLRVVHVSLVGYAGSDMAGACADFLAEKGKGIKGLNLAYTLTPPADEDEEQAARKVFQEFRDAFPEEFGTTDFQTFARMTMPEFYRHVQTVADWRFTGTPHVIINGRHLKGYNPAWLDAMLEAGDQTSQFP; the protein is encoded by the coding sequence ATGCTGCGTCGACTTGTTTTGGCCTTTGCCCTGATTCTCGCCATGGTCCCGGCCGCCCTTGCCGGGAAATACGATCTGTCCAAGCTTGACGCCGTGTCGGCCAACGTGGAGAAACAACTTGCGGAGCTGGCACATCCTCTGGCTTTCGGCAACGGTCCGGTCGAGGTCATTCTCATTTCCGACCCATTCTGCCGCCACTGCCGCCGGACCTATGACTTTCTGCAGAACTCCCGGGACAGGGTGGGCACCCTGCGCGTCGTGCATGTCTCGCTGGTGGGATACGCCGGGTCGGACATGGCTGGAGCCTGCGCCGACTTTCTGGCGGAAAAGGGCAAGGGAATCAAAGGGCTGAATCTGGCCTACACGCTGACTCCCCCCGCGGACGAGGATGAGGAACAGGCAGCCCGAAAGGTGTTTCAGGAATTCAGGGATGCGTTTCCCGAAGAATTCGGCACCACGGATTTCCAGACGTTCGCCAGAATGACCATGCCCGAATTCTACAGACACGTGCAAACCGTGGCCGATTGGCGATTCACGGGCACCCCGCACGTGATCATCAATGGCCGCCACCTCAAGGGCTACAACCCGGCGTGGCTGGACGCCATGCTGGAAGCGGGCGACCAGACGTCTCAATTCCCCTGA
- a CDS encoding efflux RND transporter permease subunit — MNLANWCIKNNRTALTIFLLIAIGGLVTFLNIRRDEDPDFTIRAALIITQFPGASPQRVEELLTDKIEEKIREMDDVKIVSSESMTGLSIIKVELYESVKNVEPVWQKMRNKVADATPDLPPEAYPPMINDEFGDVFGICLALTGDGFTYRELKDEADVIRDQILKIRGVGKVERWGTQAERIFVEFSNSRMASAGISPFAMAQMIDHQNTIRPSGSALIGPERITIEPTGEFAGVRDVAGLSIRPEGGKSSIRLSDVTSITRGYADPPSTMIRFNGKPAVLLAISMVDNGNIMELGERVQARLDEIRPTLYHGLDLEVLTFQPKFVNKAVTDFIINLLESFGFVIIVILVFAGLRTGLIAGSLVPMAMLGCISLMPYFGVGLQRISIASLIISLGILVDNGVVVSESILVRLASGHDRLKAVTGAVSELWMPLLTASLTTIFAFLPIPLAENATGEFCFSLFVVVSLSLFCSWGLSMSMVPMMCFYLLKPKIRIQTFTGRIYRWYRNLLLFFLRRRILFLTLVFAACATAIWGFRFVPKMFFPPNERAQFTIDFWQPYGTDITATARRTARLEKFLLADPGVESVGSVVGHGGPRWYLSLNLEQKNSNLTTLIVNTHTIPDVRKVMDRTRAELKNKFPDAEFSLKQLMNGPPVGAPVQLRLSGPDLKTLYVLRDRIEDILSDIPGVERIWDDWGQWTKKMVVVVDQEKARQAGLSSYDVAMSLQTGMSGLKASDYRDGDTIIPIILRSDDSFRNRLDKLDSMNVYSYKDGKTVPLSQIARTELTWEPSDIRRRDQTRTMTVKADVLEGFYADRIVAQARPRIQALMQSEDWPHGYYMEYGGEFEKSDEAQEALGANMPLAMGLLVLVLIFQFNSFRRPVIILLTLPPMICGITAGMLATNAPFGFMALLGMISLLGIVVNNAIMLIDRIEIQRSRGIALTDAIVLAALERARPIIMTATTTIIGMVPLSLQGGEMWRPMANCIMSGLAFATVLTLVLCPVLYSLFFRQSYKGYAWRQEVVELGSDLHRKAEA; from the coding sequence ATGAACCTCGCCAACTGGTGCATCAAGAACAACCGCACCGCACTGACCATATTCCTGCTCATCGCCATCGGCGGGCTGGTCACCTTCCTGAACATCCGGCGGGACGAAGACCCGGATTTCACCATTCGTGCCGCCCTGATCATCACCCAGTTTCCGGGCGCGTCTCCGCAACGCGTCGAGGAACTGCTCACGGACAAGATCGAGGAAAAGATTCGCGAGATGGACGACGTGAAGATCGTGTCCTCGGAATCCATGACCGGCCTGTCCATCATCAAGGTGGAGCTGTACGAATCGGTCAAGAACGTGGAACCGGTCTGGCAGAAGATGCGCAACAAGGTAGCGGATGCGACTCCGGATCTTCCGCCCGAAGCCTACCCGCCCATGATCAATGACGAGTTTGGCGACGTGTTCGGCATCTGCCTCGCCCTGACCGGCGACGGGTTCACCTATCGGGAACTCAAGGACGAGGCCGACGTGATCCGCGACCAGATTCTCAAGATCAGGGGCGTGGGCAAAGTGGAGCGCTGGGGCACGCAGGCCGAACGCATCTTCGTGGAATTTTCCAACTCCCGCATGGCCTCGGCCGGGATCAGCCCGTTTGCCATGGCCCAGATGATCGACCACCAGAACACGATCCGACCCAGCGGCAGCGCCCTGATCGGCCCGGAACGCATCACCATCGAACCCACGGGCGAATTCGCCGGGGTACGTGACGTGGCCGGTCTTTCCATTCGGCCCGAAGGCGGCAAGTCCAGCATCCGCCTGTCGGACGTGACTTCCATCACCCGTGGCTATGCCGATCCCCCGTCCACCATGATCCGCTTCAACGGCAAGCCTGCCGTGCTGCTCGCCATTTCCATGGTCGACAACGGCAACATCATGGAGCTCGGCGAACGGGTTCAGGCCAGACTGGATGAAATCCGGCCCACCCTGTACCACGGGCTTGACCTGGAGGTGCTGACATTTCAGCCAAAATTCGTGAACAAGGCGGTCACGGACTTCATCATCAACCTTCTGGAATCCTTCGGCTTCGTGATCATCGTCATTCTGGTGTTCGCAGGGCTGCGCACCGGCCTGATCGCGGGATCGCTGGTGCCCATGGCCATGCTGGGCTGCATCTCGCTCATGCCCTATTTCGGCGTTGGCCTGCAACGCATCTCCATTGCCTCGCTCATCATCTCCCTCGGCATACTGGTGGACAACGGCGTTGTGGTGTCGGAATCCATCCTCGTACGCCTCGCTTCCGGACATGATCGCCTCAAGGCCGTGACCGGAGCCGTATCCGAACTCTGGATGCCCCTGCTCACCGCTTCCCTGACCACGATTTTCGCGTTCCTGCCTATTCCTCTGGCGGAAAACGCCACGGGCGAGTTCTGCTTTTCCCTGTTCGTGGTGGTGTCCCTGAGCCTGTTCTGCTCCTGGGGACTGTCCATGAGCATGGTCCCCATGATGTGCTTCTATTTGCTCAAACCGAAAATCCGGATTCAGACCTTCACGGGCCGCATATACCGCTGGTACCGAAATCTGCTCCTGTTCTTTCTCAGGCGACGCATCCTGTTCCTGACACTGGTGTTTGCGGCCTGCGCCACCGCAATCTGGGGCTTTCGCTTCGTGCCCAAGATGTTCTTTCCGCCCAATGAACGCGCCCAGTTCACCATCGATTTCTGGCAGCCCTACGGCACGGACATCACGGCCACGGCACGCCGCACCGCCCGACTGGAGAAATTCCTGCTCGCAGACCCGGGCGTGGAAAGCGTGGGTTCCGTGGTGGGTCACGGCGGCCCCCGCTGGTATCTGAGCCTGAATCTGGAACAGAAGAACAGCAACCTGACCACGCTCATCGTGAACACGCATACCATTCCGGACGTGCGCAAGGTCATGGACCGCACCCGGGCCGAACTCAAGAACAAGTTCCCGGACGCGGAATTCAGCCTGAAGCAGCTCATGAACGGCCCGCCCGTCGGCGCGCCTGTCCAGCTCCGACTCTCCGGCCCGGACCTCAAGACCCTGTATGTGCTTCGGGACAGAATCGAAGACATCCTGTCCGACATCCCGGGCGTGGAACGGATATGGGACGACTGGGGCCAATGGACCAAGAAGATGGTCGTGGTGGTGGATCAGGAAAAGGCGCGTCAGGCCGGACTGTCCAGCTACGACGTGGCCATGAGCCTGCAAACCGGCATGTCCGGACTCAAGGCCTCGGACTACCGGGACGGTGATACCATCATCCCCATCATCCTGCGCAGCGACGACTCGTTCCGCAATCGGCTGGACAAGCTCGACAGCATGAACGTGTATTCCTACAAGGACGGCAAGACCGTTCCCCTGAGCCAGATCGCACGCACCGAACTGACATGGGAACCGTCCGACATCCGTCGAAGGGATCAGACACGGACCATGACCGTGAAGGCCGATGTGCTGGAAGGTTTCTACGCCGACCGCATCGTGGCTCAGGCCCGGCCGCGGATTCAGGCCCTCATGCAAAGCGAGGATTGGCCCCATGGCTACTACATGGAATACGGCGGCGAATTCGAAAAGAGCGACGAGGCTCAGGAGGCGCTCGGTGCGAACATGCCGCTGGCAATGGGATTGCTCGTGCTCGTGCTCATCTTCCAGTTCAATTCGTTCCGTCGGCCCGTCATCATCCTGCTGACTCTGCCGCCCATGATCTGCGGCATCACCGCGGGCATGCTCGCCACGAACGCCCCCTTCGGATTCATGGCCCTGCTCGGCATGATCTCCCTGCTCGGCATCGTGGTGAACAACGCCATCATGCTCATCGACCGCATCGAGATACAGCGGAGCCGGGGGATTGCCCTGACCGACGCCATCGTGCTGGCGGCACTGGAGCGCGCACGGCCCATCATCATGACCGCGACAACCACCATCATCGGCATGGTGCCCCTGTCATTGCAGGGCGGGGAAATGTGGCGGCCCATGGCCAACTGCATCATGTCGGGTCTGGCATTCGCCACGGTGCTGACCCTGGTTCTCTGCCCGGTGCTCTATTCCCTGTTCTTCCGGCAGAGCTACAAGGGGTACGCATGGCGGCAGGAAGTGGTGGAACTGGGAAGCGACCTGCACAGGAAGGCGGAGGCATGA
- a CDS encoding efflux RND transporter periplasmic adaptor subunit has translation MKNFITLLFAMALLLPAAGCKDTKAGPYKPIRPVKAIRLDPSGAGKLWTFAGTAEDALESHLSFRVSGKIIRFPGDQIGRQFKTGQTVAQLDPTDYELELRQAQANLEQVRANFIRSKADVKRIRQLFERKVISKSELDQAEADFKSFEAQLSAAAKKLDIARKHLSYTTLPAPFDGWIGSVSVNVHQNVSAGQTVATLTAGRQMKMYVSVPDTLIAMVTEGDKVTVSFDALPDRSMTGRVTEISMGALGGSSYPVKVHLDNKDQAIRSGMTGHVTFLGQGKDTRIVIPPAALRSDPDGTRSVWVVDESDSTVHARVVDPGPLTPYGIEIRNGLESGDVLVIRGVHALSEGLKVRLLPHDLEG, from the coding sequence ATGAAGAATTTCATCACGCTTCTTTTTGCAATGGCTCTGTTGCTTCCGGCGGCAGGCTGCAAGGATACCAAGGCTGGCCCATACAAGCCCATCCGCCCGGTCAAGGCCATTCGTCTCGACCCGTCCGGCGCAGGCAAGCTCTGGACCTTTGCCGGAACAGCCGAGGATGCACTGGAGTCCCATCTCTCCTTCCGCGTCAGCGGAAAAATCATCCGCTTCCCGGGCGACCAGATCGGCCGCCAGTTCAAGACTGGCCAGACCGTGGCCCAGCTCGACCCCACGGATTACGAGCTGGAGCTGCGTCAGGCACAGGCAAACCTGGAACAGGTTCGTGCCAATTTCATCCGCTCCAAGGCGGACGTGAAGCGCATCCGTCAACTCTTCGAACGCAAGGTCATTTCCAAAAGCGAACTGGATCAGGCCGAAGCGGATTTCAAATCCTTCGAAGCCCAGTTGAGCGCAGCCGCAAAGAAGCTGGACATTGCTCGCAAGCACCTGAGTTACACAACGCTTCCGGCCCCATTCGACGGCTGGATCGGATCGGTTTCCGTCAACGTGCATCAGAACGTGTCCGCAGGCCAGACCGTGGCCACCCTGACTGCAGGCAGACAGATGAAAATGTACGTTTCCGTGCCGGACACCCTGATTGCCATGGTCACCGAGGGCGACAAGGTCACCGTGTCCTTTGACGCGTTGCCGGACCGGAGCATGACCGGACGGGTCACGGAAATCAGCATGGGCGCGCTGGGCGGTTCGTCCTATCCGGTCAAAGTCCATCTGGACAACAAGGATCAGGCGATTCGCAGCGGCATGACTGGCCACGTCACGTTTCTTGGACAGGGCAAGGACACGCGCATCGTGATTCCTCCGGCGGCCCTGCGCAGCGATCCGGACGGAACCCGCTCGGTATGGGTCGTTGACGAATCCGATTCCACGGTTCATGCCCGCGTTGTCGATCCCGGCCCCCTGACGCCCTACGGCATTGAAATCAGGAACGGACTCGAGTCCGGCGACGTGCTGGTGATCCGGGGCGTGCACGCCCTGAGTGAAGGGCTCAAGGTGCGGCTCCTGCCGCACGATCTGGAGGGTTGA
- a CDS encoding TetR/AcrR family transcriptional regulator, translating to MTKTAEGIRSKGRKAQGEETRRKLLLTGAKLFALQGFNGVSMRELVREADVNLATVSYHFGGKAGLYEAILDYIIERREELFPKDAIIQKKIAEANGDPHALSDVLGWFVDYYMHGILSEPATNLAVLIILRELANQSEFFPKLEKHFFDPSFRTLGSLLAAAMPGISQRERYVVGHAIIGMCLKFVDAHPVIRKQLGCEKYGPEEIDLIAQVLSTRIRLFVGLPEGNRQ from the coding sequence ATGACCAAAACAGCTGAAGGAATCAGGAGCAAGGGACGCAAGGCGCAGGGTGAGGAAACCCGCCGAAAGCTGCTCCTGACCGGAGCAAAACTGTTCGCGCTTCAGGGCTTCAACGGCGTAAGCATGCGCGAACTGGTACGCGAAGCCGATGTGAACCTCGCCACGGTGAGCTACCATTTCGGAGGCAAGGCTGGACTGTACGAGGCCATCCTCGACTACATCATCGAACGCCGAGAGGAACTTTTCCCCAAGGACGCGATCATTCAAAAGAAAATCGCGGAAGCAAACGGTGATCCCCATGCCCTGAGCGATGTTCTGGGCTGGTTCGTCGACTACTACATGCATGGAATCCTCTCGGAACCCGCCACGAATCTGGCCGTGCTCATCATCCTTCGCGAGCTGGCCAATCAATCGGAATTCTTTCCGAAACTGGAAAAACACTTCTTCGATCCCTCGTTCAGGACTCTGGGCAGCCTTCTGGCTGCGGCCATGCCCGGCATTTCCCAGCGGGAACGCTATGTGGTCGGACACGCCATCATCGGCATGTGCCTCAAGTTCGTGGACGCTCATCCCGTGATCAGAAAACAGTTGGGGTGCGAAAAATACGGCCCCGAGGAAATAGACCTTATAGCCCAGGTCCTGAGCACCCGCATCAGGCTGTTCGTGGGCCTGCCGGAGGGCAACAGGCAATGA